Below is a window of Lacibacter sp. H407 DNA.
AGATCGCAAAAGATTTGAAACCAAGCCCTCGTGGTGAATATGAAATTACCGATGTAAATAAAGAATACCTGAAACGTGGCAAGCTGAAAGTATCCATTCTTGACCGTGGCACTGCGTGGTTAGACACAGGTACGTTTGATTCGTTAATGCAAGCTTCACAGTTTGTACAGGTAATTGAGCAGCGACAGGGAATCAAGATCGCCTGTATTGAAGAAATTGCATGGCGTAAAGGATTTATTACAACTGAACAATTGCAGGAGCTGGCGAAACCATTATTAAAAAGCGGTTACGGACAGTATATCATGAATCTCATCAAACAATAAACAAACAGCGATCAAACAACTATGAATAAGATATTAGTTACAGGCGGATGCGGATACATTGGAGCACATACCATTGTTGACCTGGTTGAAAACGGATACGAAGTGGTATGTGTTGATAATAATTCACGATCAAACATGAAACTGCTGGATGGTGCAGAAAAAATCCTGGGCCAAAAAGTAAAGAATTACAAAGTAGATCTCTGCAATTATGATGAAACCTATGCGGTGTTGCAGGAGAATCCTGATATTACCGGTGTTATTCATTTTGCAGCCTACAAAGCAGTTGGTGAAAGTGTAGAACGTCCGTTGATGTATTTTGAAAACAATCTTTTATCACTCATCAACCTGCTGAAATGTGTGCAGGAATTTCAGATTCCTCATTTTGTATTTTCATCTTCCTGTACAGTTTATGGTAATCCTGATGTGGTACCTGTTACTGAAGAAACGCCACCGAAGCCGGCCGAAAGTCCATACGGTTATACCAAACAAATGGGTGAGCAGATCGTAAGCGAAACCGTAAAAAATATTTCTACCAACGCTATTCTGCTTCGTTACTTCAACCCGGCGGGTGCACACCCAAGTGGCATTATTGGTGAATTGCCCGTTGGTCGTCCGCAAAATTTGGTACCGGCTATTACACAAACCGGCATTGGCAAATTGCCGCAAATGGTGGTGTATGGCAATGATTACGATACAAGAGATGGTTCCTGTGTGCGTGATTTTATTCATGTGTGCGATCTGGCGCATGCACATACATTGGCCCTTGATTACCTCGTACAGAAAAAGAACATCAGCCGCTGCGAAGTATTTAACCTCGGCACCGGTAATGGCGTAACGGTGCTGGAAGCCATTCAAACGTTTGAAAAAGTAAGTGGCGAAAAACTCAATTACAAGATCGGTCCACGCCGTGCGGGTGATGTAGTGGCAACTTATGCGAATAACGATAAAGCAAAAACATTGCTCGGCTGGGATCCAAAGTTCAGCCTCGACGATATGATGTCTACCGCCTGGCAGTGGGAACTGAATGTAAAGCGGGACGAAGGCTTGTTCAACAGCCAGAACAGCGTACTGAATTAATGCAACAACAGCATTTATTGCTGCAACAAAAACCGTTACGGGAAGAAATATCCGGTAACGGTTTTTTGTTTCTCATCAACTCAAAACTTTCCCTTTTCTTTGCAGCAAAATTAAAGTTTGCCTTAGTTGATGGCTTTATCAACGGGTTACATTCAATCTAAATTTTTTGCAAATGGCATTACAGGATATTCAGGTAAGTGGTAATAAAGATACCCGCAGCGGTTTTGGTGATGGTATTTTAGAAGCCGCCCGTAAAAACGAAAACGTAGTTGCATTAACAGCCGATCTCGCAGGTTCATTAAAACTGCAGGCCTTCATTAAAGAATTTCCGGAGCGTTTTATTCAGGTAGGTATTGCCGAAGCAAACATGATCGGTATTGCAGCCGGTTTAACCATTGGCGGTAAAATTCCTTACACAACGACGTTTGCCAACTTCAGTACGGGCCGTGTGTACGATCAGATCCGTCAGTCAGTTGCTTACAGTGATAAGAATGTAAAGATCTGTGCATCACATGCCGGTTTAACACTGGGCGAAGATGGTGCAACCCACCAGATCTTAGAAGATATTGGTTTGATGAAAATGTTGCCTGGAATGACCGTGATCGTTCCTTGCGATTACAATCAAACCAAACAGGCAACCATGGCTGTGGCTGAACACCATGGACCGGTTTACCTGCGTTTCGGTCGCCCCGTATGGCCCATCTTTACAAAGCCTGAAGATGATTTCATTATTGGCAAAGCACAAAAGTTCAGCGATGGTACCGATGTAACCATTTTTGCCTGCGGTCACATGGTTTGGTACGCTATTCAAGCCGGTTTGCAATTGCAGGAAAAAGGAATCTCTGTTGAAGTGATCAATATTCACACCATCAAACCTCTGGATGAAGAAGCCGTATTAGCTTCTATCAAAAAAACCAAATGTGCAGTAACTGCTGAAGAGCACAACATTATTGGTGGCTTGGGTGATAGTATTGCACAAGTTGCAGCCAAGCACTTCCCGATTCCAATCGAAATGGTGGGAACAAAAGATACATTTGGTGAAAGTGGCAAACCAATGGACCTATTGAAGAAGTATGGTTTAGATGTGGTAGATATTGTTGCCGCTGCCGAAAAAGTGATGAGCAGAAAATAAGAGAACTACTTGCTTAGAATAAGAAACCCCGACCGATGTGTTGGGGTTTTGTTTTTAAAGAAAGGCATATTACTTAGAAACATTCTTTAGGCAGTCGGGCAAAAAATGTATCTTCAATACGACGACAAATACCATGAAAAAAGAGTTTTTACACCTCTACATTCTCCTTCTCGTCCTTTCATCAACTGGCTGTTTGAAAATGAAACAACCAAAGTTTGATGGGGTTACCTGTAACAGCAAATGCTATATTCTCACAGGCGTTTTACTTGACTCTGCCTTTAACAAGGGAATAGCTAACGGAGAAGTGAAATTTTATTTCAACTACTCAGGCGGTATATTCGGCAGGACTGATTTTTTAGGAAGAGTGAAAACGGATGCAATGGGAAATTACCGTTTTGTAATGCCCGGCAACGTGTATCAGTATGTGTCTGGATATTTTTATGCAGAAGCATTTAAGGATAATATGTTTAATAGTCCATTCTTTAAAAATAAAGTAGCGAACTATCATCTCGATTCTACTGATTTTGATATCCCGGTAGTAAAGAACCTTTTATTATTCCGGCCAGCAACCTTAAAGCTCAGAATTGTTACAACTACAGTAACTGGCTTTAATTTTTTGACTGTCAGCTATGGTTACGGAAACGGGTCAGACGGAGTTGTTATAAATGGTCCGAGATCAATTGATACAACTATTACATTTAAGACTGCCGGAGACATTCGAACTTTTATTCAAGTTGATGCTAAAGGCAATGGTGTGAATGTTGAAAAATTCGATACAATATTTATTCCTGCAAATAATACAAGGCAGGTGGAAATCAGGCTATAAACTTTTCTAAAAGTTAGTTTAATATAACCACCTAAAAACAGCAGGCGCCTCAGCCTTAGCTGTACAACCTTTTATTACAGACTGGAAAAATTCACCCTCATTAAACTTCTCCCTCCAAATTCCATCTTACCGTCGGCTTTTTCTAACTTTAACCTCGTTCAGAAAGATCCAAACCAGAAAACCTCTATTCAACAATGACGCAACCAGACGACAAGGAATTACTGCTGCAATTCCATGAGCCGGCTACTAAAGAGCGGGCTTATACCCGTATCATCAAGAAATATCAGGAAAAATTATACTGGCATATCCGCCGCATGGTGGTGGAGCACGAAGATGCCAACGATGTGCTGCAAAACATGTTCATCAAAGTATGGAACGGGCTGGAAAACTTCCGGGAAGATGCCCAGCTTTATACCTGGCTGTACCGTATTGCCACCAACGAAAGCCTCACCTTTCTGGAACAACGGAAAAAACGGACAGCCATCTCGATGGACCAGGTTGAAACCGGACTTAGCAACTCCATTAAGGCCGATAAACATTTTGATGCCAACCGGCTGGAATGGAAATTACAGTTGGCCATCCAGCAACTGCCTGAAAAACAGCGTGCTGTGTTCAATCTGCGGTATTACGATGAAATGCCGTACGAGCAAATGAGCCGTGTGCTGGAAACCAGCGAAGGAGCGCTCAAAGCAAGCTATCACCATGCCGTGAAAAAAATAGAGGATTATATCCTCAACCGTTAAACTTTCAGCCTCGAAAATCATCTATAGATACAGAAAATGACACGTAGTAAAGACATATTGAAGGAGTTAGAAGACATCAGCCCCGTTGTGGCGCAACTAAACCCCATGGTTCCGTATCAGGTGCCCGAGGTTTATTTCGACACTTTGAGCTCGGTGATCATGGCACGAATTGCTGCCGGCGGACATGAAGAAAATTCATTGCTGCAGGTGGTGGGTAAACAAATGCCGCAGGATGTGCCAGCTGGTTATTTCGAAAATTTAGCTGACGATATTCTTTCCAAAATCAACAGAAAACAGGAGCAATCGGTGAATGATGAGTTGAAAGAATTGTCACCGGTGTTAGCCCGCATCAGCAAAACAAATGTGTATGAAGTACCGGTTGGTTATTTTGATGGAATTGCAGCAACTGTTGCCACACAAACAACTTCGGCAACAAAAGTTGTTTCCCTCTTCAGCCGCAAATTATTGATCCGTTATGCAGCAGCCGCTGTTGTGTTTACAATGATTGCATTTGGAATTAACTTCTTCATGAACAACCAAACAACCGTAAATGATACAGTAGATATCATTTCACCTATTAAAACAGAAAAGCAATTTAATAACGAATTAGCTGCATTGAGTGATGATGCTATTGTAAGTTATCTGGAAATGACATCGGATGTAAAAGATGTCGAGAAGATCAGCGAATCAATTGATCAAAGCAAGTTGCCTGAAGAAACAGATTATATGGATGATGTGTTTCTGGATTCATTGATGAAACAATTGGAACAACCGGAAGCAAACAACAACACAACAGAACCACAAACAGAAACAGAAACAGAAACAAAATAAGAAACGGAGGAACAGATTATGAAAAAAATATTTACACTGATGATGATCGTTGCATGTAGCTTAACAAGCTATGTGTATGCTCAGGACCAACCCGATCCGAAAGAACAGGAAAAGATCCAGGCATTGGAGATCGCATTCATCAGCAGAAAGTTGAATTTAACTACGGATGAAGCACAACGTTTCTGGCCCATTTACAACGAATACAAACGAGATGTTCGGCAGGTAATGATCGCACAAAAGAATAACAGCAACCGTGATATTGTTGATGATGAACAGAAGATCATTGATGTAAGAAAAAAATATCGTGATCGTTTTGTTGGTGTGATAGGACAGCCCAGAATGAATAAATTCTTTCAGGCCGAACGTGAATTTCGTGGCGTGTTATTGAATCAGTTAAAAAACCGCCCCAACAGGCCAATGTTGCAACGTCAAAAGAGAAATTAATTTGGAATTTTAATTTCTTATGCTATAAATTTGCGAATAGGTGTTTTTCATAGGTTAGCAACGGCCGACTCTTTTCAGGGTTGGCCTATTTTTTTGCCCTGAAACCTGCGCCAGCAAAGCATTTCAGCTAACCCAAAAAACAAAAAAAGCATGAATGATGTTGCTTGTTCATCATTCATGCCATCTGCTTAATAAGAGGTTTGAATTCCCTACGTTACATAAAAATTGAATATGTAGTAATACGTCTACAAAACGATTATGCTTCAGCAACGAATCAAAAGCTGAATACCGGAGTTTTAAGATCATGATAAAATAAAAATTTCCAGTTCTCTTTTTGACCCTGCTCCCACCATTTTACACGAAGATCAGCAGCAAGCTTTCCATCAAAATCGTACTTGGTTACAAACTTCGTTTTCATTTGGAATAACTGCGGTGCCACATCACCACCAAAGAAAACCGTCTCGTCATTTTCTTTGATCCAGAATGCCTGGTGCCATGGGCTATGTCCGCCTGTCCATTCATAATGGATGTACTCATCAATTACACCGGAGCTTTCGATCAATTGTACTTTATCTGATTCAGCTAATAAACTCACATCATCAATTGCATACGACTTCGAGAGTTTGCTTACTGCAATTTCCAGTTCCTGTTGATTGACGATATAAGTTGCATTGGGAAAACTTAAAAACTGTTGTTGCAATACAGCATCTTCTTTGCTTACACCACCTGCATGATCTTTATGCAAATGACTCATCAATACTTTTGTTACTTCCATGGGATTAATGCCGGCCTGCATCAGATTGTGATGGATCTGCAACGTACCATCGGGCATTGTAAAACCAAGACCAGTGTCAAGTAATAAAATATCTTTTTCAGTGATCACCACAAAGGGTTGTACTTCTACCAACAAACTACCTACAGGTCGGTCTTTGATATTATCACGTTCGGGATCAAAGGGAACAAATTTTTTAGAACCATCTACTGTAAAACTACCTTCAGAAAGTGGAATTATTTTCATGTATACTGTGTTATCATTTCATGTATCCTGTTGTATACAATACAACATTGAGGCTGCAAAGATACAGGCACAGCAACGAAATCAGTTCATAACCAGTTTGGGTGCGCCGATCATGGAATCAAAGATGAAAAGTTCATCCAGTTCATAATGAATGAACTTACTGATGGGAAACCGATCAATGAGTGCGGCTGCTTCCATTTCAGAGGCGGCATTCAACACCACCCATCCCTTACTGCGTACATCGTTTACACAATACGTAACAATCACTTCATCACGCATTAATTCATTTACATATTGGCGATGTCCGGGGATCAATGCCCAAAATTCATCATCGAGCATATCAGGCAAATAAAACGTGCAGAGATACTTTTTCATTTGTTTGTTTTAGCAGTGATCAATCGCTGCAAATACAGCATGAACTAAAACACGATTATGAAACAGCGGGACTTGAAAAAAGTTGATACAGCTTACCGTAACACCATACTTCGGTCAGCATCCAGCCGCAGCATAATAAAGATCAGGATGGTAAATGTAACCAACGATGACCCTCCATAGCTTAATAAAGGTAGTGTAATCCCGATTACGGGCATCAGACCAATGGTCATGCTGATGTTGATCATTACATGAAATAGCAGAATAGCGGCTACGCTGTAGGCATACACACGGGAGAATGTACTTCGTTGCCGCTCAGCCAGGGTAATGATCCGGAACAGGAGCACAAAATACAGGCCCAACAGCAGAGCACTGCCCCAAAAACCGAAACTCTCGGCGATAGCTGTAAAAATGAAATCAGTATGTTGCTCCGGTACAAAATCACCCTGAGTGGTTACGCCTTTCAAAAAACCTTTTCCTAAAAATCCACCGGAACCAATGGCAATTTTAGATTGCTTCACATTGTAGTTATAATCACGTTTTTTTCCGGCTTCCCGTTCTTTTTCAAATTGAGCGATCCGTGCAGGATCCTTCGGAATATAACTTTTACCAAACATGCTCAATACACGTTCGGCCTGGTAAGGTTTCAGAATTTTATCAAACACAATATGGTCAACAAAATATTTAAAGCCCACACATGCGCCTGCCAGCAATACAATAAAAACCATCAAGCCATAATTGCGTCTTATTTTTCGCCACAACACATAACAGGCAATTACAACCGCAGCTGCCATAAAAATGGCATACACAGGAAACGAAAACACAATGGCCGTAACAAACAATACAACAATTGAAAAGCCTGCAATGAGATAAATAGCCGGTAACCCTTCTCTGTACATCACCAGAAAGAATGAAAAATATACCAATGCCAATCCTGTTTCTTTTTGCAAGATGGATAACAATGCAGGACCCAGCGTTAAAGCAAACGCAATTGCATGCGATCGGAAAGTGGTGAATTCAGTTTCTTGCCGGCTTAAATATTTCGCCAATGCAAGTGCAGTAAATACTTTACACAACTCAGCCGGTTGCAAATTGAAACCACCTCCCAATGCGATCCATGATCTTGATCCGCTGATATCTTTCCCAATTACAAACGTGAGTAACATGAGCAAGATACCAGCCATGTACAACAGGTTGGCGATGGTGGTAAAGAATTTACTATCAGTCAATAAAATAAAAACGCCTACCAATGAACTGATGCCGATAAAGAGTACCTGTTTTGAATAATTTTTTTTCAACTCCAGTAAGGATTGAAAAAAAGCATCCCCATCTCTGAACTCTACTGAAAAAATAGCAATGAAACCAACTGTCACCAATGCATAGTATAACAATACGGTGATCGTATCTACTCCTTTCCCTATGGTGGCCTGATTTTCCATTAACTATGAAACGTGTAATTGAATTTCTTAATGACGAACCGATCGGATGGTAAAACAGCCATCATTTTTTCTGTTTGACTATTTTGTTGCGGCTTTTCTGCAGGTACTACTGGAAGCTGTTGCTGTTGCATACCAATTGCCGTTGAATCAACACGCAAACGATTTTGCTTCATACGTATCACTGAATCTTTGATACGTTTGATCGAATCACGTTTGAACAGCTCGTACTTAATACGTGTTGGTGTGATGGTTACATTGCTGATGCGTTCCACTTCTGCTTTTCGTTTATCGCCCGCAATGGAATCCGTTAAAAACTTTTCCATCAACAACGAAGCGATTGGTGCAGCCCATGTAGAACCATACCCTGCATTTTCCACCACCACGCAAATAGCAATCCGTGGATTATCTTTTGGTGCAAACGCCACAAAGAACGAGTGGTTCTGCTGCTTTACATTTCTGAAATAATTTTCTACAGTTCCTGTTTTTGCACACACAGCAAAACCGTCGATGTGTGCATTACGGGCCGTACCATTTGTTACCACCATCTCCATTCCGTCAATTACTGCCTGGTAGTAATCATTGGGAATATGCAAAGGCGAAATTTTCTGACGGTACTTATTCAACACCGTATCTTCCGGCGTTTCGCCGTCAATATTTTTCACAAAGTGTGGCGTGTAATACCAGCCACGGTTAGCAATCAGGCACATGGCGTTGGCCATTTGTAATGGGGTAGCTTGAATTTCGCCTTGCCCAATACCCAGCGATGCAATAGTGCAGGAACTCCAGCCACCTTTTCGAAAAACACGATTGTATCGTGCAGTGTCCGGAATAAACCCGGCATATTCACCCGGCATATCAACCCCAAGACGATGACCTAGTCCGAAGCCGGTCATATATTCTTTCCATTTCAACAATCCTTTCTCTACATCTTTATACGCAGGGTTATCAATGGCCATGCGAAACATATGTGCGTAATACGAGTTGCAGGAGTTGGCAATTGATAAACTCAGGTTTGCAGCATGCCCTGCATTTGAATGCGTGCAGGCAGGCCGACCGCATGGGCCATAACGCCCAAAACAGGCATATCCATAATCCGGTGTGATCAATCCCTCATCCAACGCCACCAATGCACCCAATGGCTTGAACGTTGAACCCGGAGGATACACACCTTGCATTCCACGATTCAGTAATGGCGAGGAAGGATCTAAAAATAAACGGCTGAAATTTTTTCTTGATTCACCACCTGTTAATTCGTTTGGATCATAACTGGGGCCCGATGCCATGGCGATGATGCCACCTGTACTTGGCTCTATCGCCACTACACTGCCCACTTTACCATTCATTAATCGCTCAGCTAGTTCCTGTACTTCAATGTCGATATAGGTATTAAGATGGCGACCGGCTGTTGCAGCTGAATCAAATTCGCCGTTTTCGTATGGACCAATGGGTCGGTTGAAATTATCACGCAGTACATATTGTATACCCCGCTGTCCCATCAATATTTTTTCATAATAACTTTCTAATCCGCTGCGACCGGCAAAATCGCCCATCTGATAAAAATAGTTAGATCGTTTCAGCATGGATGAATCTACTTCACCAATATAACCAAGCAGGTGTGCAGCAGCTTTGTATGGATAACTCCGGATAGGTCGTTCCTGCAAAAAGAAGGCAGGTTGAAACTTGAACAGGTTCTCATTCACTTTTGCATATTGCTCAGGGGAAAGCAGTGGTTCAAAAACTCCCGGACGGTTTCGTGAATTTTTAATGATCGATGTAACAACCCTCTTTTTGAATTCGGCTGTATCAATATTTAAGATGCGGCATAATGCAGATGTATCAACGCCTTTCAGTTGCGAAGGTGTAACCATCAAATCATACATGGTTACGTTATCCAAAATGGCTTTGCCTTTCCGGTCGAAAATAATACCACGGCTTGGATAAACAATTTTGCGGAGGATGGCCTGATCACTCGCCAATTTTGAATACTTGGATGTAAATAACTGCAACGTCATTAATCGTACAAGAATAATGGCGAATACAATACCGATAATAATACGGAAGGTGGTTTGTCGTGACTGATTAAATTCGGCCATAGCCTGTTACTAGGTTTTTCAATAATGGAAGATCAGGTATTGGTTAAAAATTTCTGCTTGCGTATAAAGATAATTTCTATAATGGTAACAAGCAACAAACTTATTACAGTTGACCCGAGTGTTTTTA
It encodes the following:
- the galE gene encoding UDP-glucose 4-epimerase GalE is translated as MNKILVTGGCGYIGAHTIVDLVENGYEVVCVDNNSRSNMKLLDGAEKILGQKVKNYKVDLCNYDETYAVLQENPDITGVIHFAAYKAVGESVERPLMYFENNLLSLINLLKCVQEFQIPHFVFSSSCTVYGNPDVVPVTEETPPKPAESPYGYTKQMGEQIVSETVKNISTNAILLRYFNPAGAHPSGIIGELPVGRPQNLVPAITQTGIGKLPQMVVYGNDYDTRDGSCVRDFIHVCDLAHAHTLALDYLVQKKNISRCEVFNLGTGNGVTVLEAIQTFEKVSGEKLNYKIGPRRAGDVVATYANNDKAKTLLGWDPKFSLDDMMSTAWQWELNVKRDEGLFNSQNSVLN
- a CDS encoding transketolase family protein, with the translated sequence MALQDIQVSGNKDTRSGFGDGILEAARKNENVVALTADLAGSLKLQAFIKEFPERFIQVGIAEANMIGIAAGLTIGGKIPYTTTFANFSTGRVYDQIRQSVAYSDKNVKICASHAGLTLGEDGATHQILEDIGLMKMLPGMTVIVPCDYNQTKQATMAVAEHHGPVYLRFGRPVWPIFTKPEDDFIIGKAQKFSDGTDVTIFACGHMVWYAIQAGLQLQEKGISVEVINIHTIKPLDEEAVLASIKKTKCAVTAEEHNIIGGLGDSIAQVAAKHFPIPIEMVGTKDTFGESGKPMDLLKKYGLDVVDIVAAAEKVMSRK
- a CDS encoding RNA polymerase sigma factor, which codes for MTQPDDKELLLQFHEPATKERAYTRIIKKYQEKLYWHIRRMVVEHEDANDVLQNMFIKVWNGLENFREDAQLYTWLYRIATNESLTFLEQRKKRTAISMDQVETGLSNSIKADKHFDANRLEWKLQLAIQQLPEKQRAVFNLRYYDEMPYEQMSRVLETSEGALKASYHHAVKKIEDYILNR
- a CDS encoding MBL fold metallo-hydrolase codes for the protein MKIIPLSEGSFTVDGSKKFVPFDPERDNIKDRPVGSLLVEVQPFVVITEKDILLLDTGLGFTMPDGTLQIHHNLMQAGINPMEVTKVLMSHLHKDHAGGVSKEDAVLQQQFLSFPNATYIVNQQELEIAVSKLSKSYAIDDVSLLAESDKVQLIESSGVIDEYIHYEWTGGHSPWHQAFWIKENDETVFFGGDVAPQLFQMKTKFVTKYDFDGKLAADLRVKWWEQGQKENWKFLFYHDLKTPVFSF
- the rodA gene encoding rod shape-determining protein RodA, which produces MENQATIGKGVDTITVLLYYALVTVGFIAIFSVEFRDGDAFFQSLLELKKNYSKQVLFIGISSLVGVFILLTDSKFFTTIANLLYMAGILLMLLTFVIGKDISGSRSWIALGGGFNLQPAELCKVFTALALAKYLSRQETEFTTFRSHAIAFALTLGPALLSILQKETGLALVYFSFFLVMYREGLPAIYLIAGFSIVVLFVTAIVFSFPVYAIFMAAAVVIACYVLWRKIRRNYGLMVFIVLLAGACVGFKYFVDHIVFDKILKPYQAERVLSMFGKSYIPKDPARIAQFEKEREAGKKRDYNYNVKQSKIAIGSGGFLGKGFLKGVTTQGDFVPEQHTDFIFTAIAESFGFWGSALLLGLYFVLLFRIITLAERQRSTFSRVYAYSVAAILLFHVMINISMTIGLMPVIGITLPLLSYGGSSLVTFTILIFIMLRLDADRSMVLR
- the mrdA gene encoding penicillin-binding protein 2 gives rise to the protein MAEFNQSRQTTFRIIIGIVFAIILVRLMTLQLFTSKYSKLASDQAILRKIVYPSRGIIFDRKGKAILDNVTMYDLMVTPSQLKGVDTSALCRILNIDTAEFKKRVVTSIIKNSRNRPGVFEPLLSPEQYAKVNENLFKFQPAFFLQERPIRSYPYKAAAHLLGYIGEVDSSMLKRSNYFYQMGDFAGRSGLESYYEKILMGQRGIQYVLRDNFNRPIGPYENGEFDSAATAGRHLNTYIDIEVQELAERLMNGKVGSVVAIEPSTGGIIAMASGPSYDPNELTGGESRKNFSRLFLDPSSPLLNRGMQGVYPPGSTFKPLGALVALDEGLITPDYGYACFGRYGPCGRPACTHSNAGHAANLSLSIANSCNSYYAHMFRMAIDNPAYKDVEKGLLKWKEYMTGFGLGHRLGVDMPGEYAGFIPDTARYNRVFRKGGWSSCTIASLGIGQGEIQATPLQMANAMCLIANRGWYYTPHFVKNIDGETPEDTVLNKYRQKISPLHIPNDYYQAVIDGMEMVVTNGTARNAHIDGFAVCAKTGTVENYFRNVKQQNHSFFVAFAPKDNPRIAICVVVENAGYGSTWAAPIASLLMEKFLTDSIAGDKRKAEVERISNVTITPTRIKYELFKRDSIKRIKDSVIRMKQNRLRVDSTAIGMQQQQLPVVPAEKPQQNSQTEKMMAVLPSDRFVIKKFNYTFHS